A genomic window from Promicromonospora sukumoe includes:
- a CDS encoding TetR/AcrR family transcriptional regulator: protein MARRSPNPDTPAGERILATASELFYERGIRGVGVDLIADQAGVTKKTLYDRFGSKDALVAAYLTRRHERWAAWFERRLAERRASGLDQVLVALEVAEEWADENVRGCAFVNAHGEIGGIDHPGNAVILADKQYMLAEFQRLLRDAGHPDPDGVGAQIHLLYEGAMVAHTTRAQPDAFGTARAAVRALLRD, encoded by the coding sequence GTGGCACGACGCAGCCCCAACCCCGACACCCCGGCCGGCGAGCGGATCCTCGCCACGGCCAGCGAGCTGTTCTACGAGCGGGGCATCCGCGGCGTCGGCGTCGACCTGATCGCCGACCAGGCCGGGGTCACCAAGAAGACGCTGTACGACCGGTTCGGCTCCAAGGACGCGCTGGTGGCCGCCTACCTGACCCGGCGGCACGAGCGCTGGGCGGCGTGGTTCGAGCGGCGGCTCGCGGAGCGCCGCGCGTCGGGCCTCGACCAGGTGCTCGTGGCCCTGGAGGTCGCCGAGGAGTGGGCCGACGAGAACGTGCGCGGGTGCGCGTTCGTCAATGCCCACGGCGAGATCGGCGGCATCGACCACCCCGGCAACGCCGTGATCCTGGCCGACAAGCAGTACATGCTCGCCGAGTTCCAGCGGCTGCTGCGCGACGCCGGCCACCCCGACCCGGATGGTGTCGGTGCGCAGATCCACCTCCTGTACGAGGGCGCGATGGTGGCGCACACCACGCGCGCCCAGCCGGACGCCTTCGGCACTGCCCGGGCGGCGGTCCGG
- a CDS encoding DMT family transporter codes for MSLLRHLAPALLVVMWSSGFVGATFAAPVAPATTTLLWRYVVAALLMVVIVLALGRRYGPRYLRREAVLGALGQAGYLYGVFRAVEEGLPAGTAALLASLQPPLVAVVLSASGRGNGGGRRQAVGLAVGFAGVALAVGPDVAAGAGAAGALWAVLGMLSLSAATVLGDLWPAPTEAEKHDVLDSLAVQGVVALGIFAALAFASGDAGPPADPTFWLAIAWLVGLAFLGGYGMYLYVLRTRGPVAVSTWLYLTPAVSAAWAWAMFGQDLPLLTVAGFVVSLAGVLLTRPGRRSPDETRPEVPEVSVRSGP; via the coding sequence ATGAGCCTTCTCCGGCACCTCGCCCCCGCCCTGCTCGTGGTCATGTGGAGCTCCGGCTTCGTGGGCGCCACGTTCGCGGCCCCGGTCGCGCCGGCCACGACCACGCTCCTGTGGCGCTATGTCGTCGCCGCCCTGCTGATGGTGGTGATCGTGCTCGCGCTGGGCCGACGCTACGGCCCGCGCTACCTGCGGCGCGAGGCGGTGCTCGGCGCGCTCGGCCAGGCCGGCTACCTGTACGGCGTGTTCCGCGCGGTCGAGGAGGGCCTGCCCGCCGGGACCGCCGCCCTGCTCGCCTCGCTCCAGCCGCCGCTGGTCGCGGTGGTCCTGTCCGCGTCGGGCCGCGGCAACGGTGGCGGACGTCGCCAGGCCGTCGGCCTGGCCGTCGGGTTCGCGGGCGTCGCCCTCGCCGTCGGGCCCGACGTCGCCGCCGGCGCCGGTGCCGCGGGCGCGCTCTGGGCCGTGCTCGGCATGCTGTCGCTCTCGGCCGCCACGGTGCTGGGCGACCTGTGGCCCGCGCCGACGGAGGCCGAGAAGCACGACGTGCTGGACTCGCTGGCCGTGCAGGGCGTCGTGGCGCTCGGGATCTTCGCGGCGCTGGCGTTCGCGAGCGGAGACGCCGGTCCGCCCGCCGACCCGACGTTCTGGCTCGCGATCGCCTGGCTCGTCGGGCTGGCGTTCCTGGGCGGCTACGGCATGTACCTGTACGTGCTGCGCACCCGCGGGCCGGTCGCGGTGAGCACCTGGCTCTACCTCACGCCCGCCGTCTCCGCCGCGTGGGCCTGGGCGATGTTCGGCCAGGACCTGCCGCTGCTGACGGTCGCCGGCTTCGTGGTCAGCCTGGCGGGCGTGCTGCTGACCCGGCCGGGGCGGCGGTCCCCGGATGAAACCCGGCCTGAGGTGCCCGAGGTCTCGGTACGCTCCGGGCCGTGA
- a CDS encoding DUF3626 domain-containing protein, translating into MSWPVTINFHPDRLVADGSETLVERLAHDRVWRSQFETGTSNGGLTAHRGGDRWVWEQRMFDGWYDDAAPHLRPRYGALNHRGRAAGGAVRFGSAHLRLRPHVLERTTFCYPDSFLEPEHFAAADPTPLVTMADADTAAGVHDLLDDYVEAQVHGVVALPDDVEALVLDPSYRGTAVADAAARLGVTVEWHHGLRLHVDEVAARPEFRGPEIVEVARAVAVGRTTGGWLDARVIGEAVRAGEHHPQDLKKVWHHVARWGDAQP; encoded by the coding sequence ATGAGCTGGCCGGTCACCATCAACTTCCACCCCGACCGGCTGGTCGCCGACGGCAGCGAGACGCTGGTCGAGCGCCTCGCCCACGACCGGGTGTGGCGGTCCCAGTTCGAGACCGGCACCAGCAACGGCGGCCTCACCGCGCACCGCGGCGGCGACCGCTGGGTCTGGGAGCAGCGCATGTTCGACGGCTGGTACGACGACGCCGCTCCCCACCTGCGCCCACGCTACGGCGCGCTGAACCACCGGGGCCGCGCTGCGGGCGGCGCCGTCCGCTTCGGGTCCGCGCACCTGCGGCTGCGCCCGCACGTGCTGGAGCGCACCACGTTCTGCTACCCGGACTCCTTCCTGGAGCCGGAGCACTTCGCCGCCGCGGACCCGACGCCGCTGGTCACGATGGCGGACGCCGACACCGCGGCCGGCGTCCACGACCTGCTGGACGACTACGTCGAGGCCCAGGTGCACGGCGTCGTCGCCCTGCCGGACGACGTCGAGGCGCTGGTCCTGGACCCCTCCTACCGCGGCACCGCGGTGGCCGACGCCGCGGCGCGACTCGGCGTCACCGTCGAGTGGCACCACGGGCTCCGGCTGCACGTCGACGAGGTGGCCGCGCGCCCCGAGTTCCGAGGTCCGGAGATCGTGGAGGTGGCGCGCGCGGTCGCCGTCGGGCGCACGACGGGCGGCTGGCTCGACGCCCGGGTGATCGGCGAGGCCGTGCGCGCCGGGGAGCACCACCCGCAGGACCTCAAGAAGGTGTGGCACCACGTGGCGCGGTGGGGAGATGCCCAGCCCTGA
- the leuA gene encoding 2-isopropylmalate synthase, with protein sequence MMENSITATTPGGVHETAVHGAAGGIIEDNPQQTSGMPTQKYRPFHEQISLELPDRTWPAKRIEKAPRWCAVDLRDGNQALIEPMDAERKLRMFELLVQMGYKEIEVGFPSASQTDYDFVRKLIDENRIPDDVVIQVLTQARAHLIERTYEAITGAKQAIVHLYNSTSVLQREVVFRSDQDGIVDIALDGAKLCRKLEETVPGTRIYYEYSPESYTGTELEFAVRICNEVIEIFEPTPERKVIINLPATVEMATPNVYADSIEWMSRHLAHRENVILSLHPHNDRGTAVAAAELGYLAGADRIEGCLFGNGERTGNVDLVTLGMNLFSQGIDPQIDFSDIDGIRRTVEHCNQMPVHERHPYVGDLVFTAFSGSHQDAIKKGFEHMAGRAEAAGVSVDDLDWGVPYLPIDPRDVGRSYEAVIRVNSQSGKGGVSYLLKSEHNLDLPRRLQIEFSHAVQQVTDEQGTEVTGADIWRIFTDEYLPVEENATSGLEHWGRLTLRGTRAVSAEGEQDTLEVDVTDRGKELTLTGSGNGPIDAFVNAIAQVGVDVRVLDYTEHALSEGGDASAAAYVECAVGDDVLWGVGIDPSITLSSLKAIVSAVNRAERAAV encoded by the coding sequence ATGATGGAGAACAGCATCACCGCCACCACCCCCGGCGGAGTTCACGAGACAGCAGTGCACGGCGCCGCAGGCGGGATCATCGAGGACAACCCGCAGCAGACGTCGGGCATGCCTACCCAGAAGTACCGGCCCTTCCACGAGCAGATCAGCCTCGAGCTGCCTGACCGTACGTGGCCCGCCAAGCGCATCGAGAAGGCCCCGCGCTGGTGCGCGGTGGACCTGCGCGACGGCAACCAGGCCCTGATCGAGCCGATGGACGCGGAGCGCAAGCTGCGGATGTTCGAGCTGCTGGTCCAGATGGGCTACAAGGAGATCGAGGTCGGTTTCCCGTCGGCGAGCCAGACGGACTACGACTTCGTGCGCAAGCTGATCGACGAGAACCGGATCCCCGACGACGTGGTCATCCAGGTCCTCACCCAGGCCCGGGCCCACCTGATCGAGCGCACCTACGAGGCGATCACCGGCGCCAAGCAGGCGATCGTCCACCTCTACAACTCGACGTCCGTGCTGCAGCGGGAGGTCGTCTTCCGCTCCGACCAGGACGGCATCGTCGACATCGCGCTCGACGGCGCCAAGCTGTGCCGCAAGCTGGAGGAGACCGTCCCGGGCACGCGCATCTACTACGAGTACTCCCCGGAGTCGTACACCGGCACCGAGCTGGAGTTCGCGGTCCGCATCTGCAACGAGGTCATCGAGATCTTCGAGCCGACGCCGGAGCGCAAGGTCATCATCAACCTGCCGGCGACCGTCGAGATGGCGACGCCGAACGTCTACGCCGACTCGATCGAGTGGATGAGCCGCCACCTGGCCCACCGCGAGAACGTCATCCTGTCGCTGCACCCGCACAACGACCGCGGCACGGCCGTGGCCGCCGCCGAGCTGGGCTACCTGGCCGGCGCCGACCGCATCGAGGGCTGCCTGTTCGGCAACGGCGAGCGCACCGGCAACGTCGACCTGGTGACCCTGGGCATGAACCTGTTCTCGCAGGGGATCGACCCGCAGATCGACTTCAGCGACATCGACGGCATCCGCCGCACGGTCGAGCACTGCAACCAGATGCCCGTGCACGAGCGTCACCCCTACGTGGGCGACCTGGTGTTCACGGCGTTCTCGGGCTCGCACCAGGACGCCATCAAGAAGGGCTTCGAGCACATGGCCGGGCGCGCCGAGGCGGCCGGCGTGAGCGTCGACGACCTGGACTGGGGCGTGCCGTACCTGCCGATCGACCCGCGCGACGTCGGCCGGTCCTACGAGGCCGTCATCCGCGTGAACTCGCAGTCCGGCAAGGGCGGCGTGTCCTACCTGCTCAAGAGCGAGCACAACCTGGACCTGCCGCGCCGGCTGCAGATCGAGTTCTCGCACGCCGTGCAGCAGGTGACCGACGAGCAGGGCACCGAGGTCACCGGCGCGGACATCTGGCGCATCTTCACCGACGAGTACCTGCCGGTCGAGGAGAACGCGACGTCGGGCCTGGAGCACTGGGGCCGGCTCACGCTGCGCGGCACCCGTGCCGTCTCCGCCGAGGGCGAGCAGGACACGCTCGAGGTGGACGTCACCGACCGCGGCAAGGAGCTGACGCTGACCGGATCCGGCAACGGGCCGATCGACGCCTTCGTCAACGCGATCGCCCAGGTCGGCGTCGACGTACGCGTGCTGGACTACACCGAGCACGCCCTGTCCGAGGGAGGCGACGCCAGCGCGGCGGCGTACGTCGAGTGCGCGGTGGGCGACGACGTCCTGTGGGGCGTCGGCATCGACCCGTCGATCACCCTGTCGTCCCTGAAGGCGATCGTCTCGGCCGTCAACCGCGCGGAGCGCGCGGCGGTCTGA
- a CDS encoding DUF7937 domain-containing protein: MMDQHASERDERTSGDVADDANGAPTESLGHEHVTTSPHETGPGTAADGSGDVRPFANIAAADYVRDAVAALALLVSLALPWNLLDRSADRVEVVLAVALSLASLTLPYLARFSVLPVTWTVHSTRRARLLAGLPLAVIGLVHLVLDVRSGAGVGTGLGLALAGAALAATPRDSELGPVDEDGAVVRAWRFGLAGVGALIALGAVLSTLLAELADGATLGDRLLAPVWLVLSLGLVWLLVGGTVRHDRPSRLVLVAVGIVLALLFVFTSGGALTGMESMQPGVTDPSRFGLVLLPLAAAVAGSPAVRRDPAAADAEESTEHAAGVWVRVAIRAFDVIVLLAACSALAALVQLIDPGFIGSGAGVTLVLRLVLGVVVAGIAWFARRSLKRDPNTGHVPAVGAACVAGVLGLVVVIATSGASLGVNLGDLLMALALPIVAASALMVPKAVREHFQTAGIGGEVDADRSQAYVWSPPRPKGDKAAPVALPEEPVRPAPELRRPAEPRRVSSTGAVRTVAGAAAAQRGVVPVQTAQPTSGEVSLGSMRTVEEMPAASGPVDATATMPPVRSGATPVAAQPAPDTQRTAHPTAHPTARIRPMGNGQQAAADGSTGLDEAQEHATRPVVPGQGAQGGQGNGAAASDYGSESGHTAVLPPVVAGGRWNPAQALDPATPLADLAKIVQEAPHLRPQVAANPSTYPALLDWLGALGDPQVDAALRNRR; encoded by the coding sequence ATGATGGACCAGCACGCTTCGGAGCGTGACGAGAGAACTTCGGGCGACGTCGCGGACGACGCGAACGGCGCACCGACCGAGAGTCTCGGCCACGAGCACGTCACGACCTCTCCGCACGAGACCGGGCCCGGCACCGCCGCCGACGGCTCCGGCGACGTCCGGCCCTTCGCCAACATCGCGGCCGCCGACTACGTGCGAGACGCCGTCGCCGCGCTCGCCCTGCTCGTGTCGCTCGCGCTCCCGTGGAACCTGCTGGACCGCTCCGCGGACCGGGTCGAGGTGGTCCTCGCGGTCGCGCTGTCGCTCGCGTCGCTGACCCTGCCCTACCTCGCGCGGTTCTCCGTGCTCCCCGTGACGTGGACCGTGCACTCGACACGCCGCGCACGCCTGCTCGCCGGGCTCCCGCTCGCCGTGATCGGCCTGGTGCACCTCGTGCTCGACGTGCGCAGCGGCGCCGGCGTCGGCACCGGCCTGGGCCTCGCGCTCGCCGGCGCGGCGCTCGCGGCCACCCCGCGCGACAGCGAGCTCGGGCCCGTCGACGAGGACGGCGCCGTCGTCCGTGCCTGGCGGTTCGGCCTCGCCGGCGTCGGCGCGCTCATCGCGCTGGGCGCCGTGCTCTCGACGCTGCTCGCCGAGCTCGCCGACGGCGCCACCCTGGGCGACCGGCTGCTGGCGCCCGTGTGGCTGGTGCTCTCGCTCGGCCTCGTGTGGCTCCTCGTGGGCGGCACCGTGCGGCACGACCGGCCCTCGCGCCTGGTGCTCGTCGCCGTCGGCATCGTGCTGGCGCTCCTGTTCGTCTTCACCTCGGGCGGCGCCCTGACCGGCATGGAGTCCATGCAGCCGGGCGTCACCGACCCGAGCCGCTTCGGCCTGGTGCTGCTCCCGCTCGCCGCCGCCGTGGCGGGCTCGCCCGCCGTCCGCCGCGACCCCGCGGCCGCCGACGCCGAGGAGAGCACCGAGCACGCCGCCGGCGTCTGGGTGCGGGTCGCGATCCGCGCGTTCGACGTCATCGTTCTCCTGGCCGCGTGCAGCGCGCTCGCCGCGCTCGTCCAGCTCATCGACCCCGGCTTCATCGGGTCCGGCGCCGGCGTCACGCTGGTGCTGCGGCTCGTGCTCGGCGTCGTCGTCGCCGGCATCGCCTGGTTCGCGCGCCGCTCCCTGAAGCGCGACCCGAACACCGGCCACGTGCCCGCCGTCGGCGCAGCGTGCGTCGCGGGCGTGCTGGGCCTCGTCGTCGTCATCGCGACGTCGGGCGCCAGCCTGGGCGTGAACCTCGGCGACCTGCTCATGGCGCTCGCCCTGCCCATCGTCGCGGCCAGCGCGCTCATGGTGCCCAAGGCGGTGCGCGAGCACTTCCAGACCGCCGGCATCGGCGGCGAGGTCGACGCCGACCGCAGCCAGGCCTACGTCTGGTCCCCGCCGCGGCCCAAGGGTGACAAGGCCGCGCCGGTCGCCCTCCCGGAGGAGCCCGTGCGGCCCGCCCCCGAGCTGCGACGCCCGGCCGAGCCGCGCCGCGTCAGCTCCACGGGCGCCGTGCGGACGGTCGCCGGTGCCGCCGCCGCCCAGCGCGGCGTGGTCCCGGTGCAGACGGCGCAGCCGACGTCGGGCGAGGTCTCGCTCGGCTCGATGCGCACGGTCGAGGAGATGCCGGCCGCGTCCGGCCCCGTCGACGCGACCGCGACGATGCCGCCGGTCCGCTCCGGTGCAACGCCGGTCGCCGCGCAGCCGGCGCCGGACACCCAGCGGACGGCGCACCCCACCGCGCACCCGACCGCGCGCATCCGGCCCATGGGGAACGGCCAGCAGGCCGCCGCGGACGGCTCGACCGGGCTCGACGAGGCCCAGGAGCACGCGACGCGCCCGGTCGTGCCCGGGCAGGGCGCACAGGGCGGTCAGGGGAACGGCGCCGCGGCGTCGGACTACGGCTCGGAGTCCGGGCACACCGCCGTGCTGCCGCCCGTGGTGGCAGGCGGCCGGTGGAACCCCGCCCAGGCGCTCGACCCGGCCACGCCGCTCGCGGACCTGGCCAAGATCGTGCAGGAGGCCCCGCACCTGCGTCCGCAGGTCGCGGCCAACCCGTCGACGTACCCGGCGCTGCTGGACTGGCTGGGCGCCCTGGGCGACCCCCAGGTCGACGCGGCCCTGCGCAACCGCCGCTGA
- a CDS encoding 4'-phosphopantetheinyl transferase family protein, translating to MDSAAAPAPRTCDVWLVPVRRREAWTRLLTVPDREQLVGLDALATDVHLTSRAAQRLILARYLGLAPQDVVVDRACDRCGDPQHGRPHVKDAALDYSVSHTRAWVLVAVVGEGRVGANLDARPEVGDLDDLAAAALTRAEHHAWRRLPARDRADALLASWTRKEATTKLVGHGLAIPLRDLDVTGPRPSLVTADPSVRLPHPRPYLTHVPAPAGHSAALATTTHVDQVRHLRLPDALPEAVAVAPRAAVPRPSVPSLAVPGPSVPSLAVPRAVPSPRTAHPAHPSRPLTGTAARPTY from the coding sequence GTGGACTCAGCCGCCGCACCGGCACCCCGCACCTGCGACGTCTGGCTGGTCCCGGTCCGACGCCGGGAAGCCTGGACGCGCCTGCTGACCGTACCGGATCGGGAGCAGCTCGTGGGCCTGGACGCACTGGCGACGGACGTCCACCTGACGTCGCGCGCGGCCCAGCGGCTGATCCTGGCCCGGTATCTCGGCCTGGCGCCGCAGGACGTCGTGGTGGACCGGGCGTGCGATCGCTGCGGCGACCCGCAGCACGGCCGCCCCCACGTCAAGGACGCCGCCCTGGACTACTCGGTGTCGCACACGCGGGCGTGGGTGCTGGTCGCGGTGGTGGGCGAGGGCCGCGTGGGCGCGAACCTCGACGCCCGGCCGGAGGTCGGCGACCTGGACGACCTCGCGGCGGCCGCGCTCACACGGGCCGAGCACCACGCGTGGCGCCGCCTGCCGGCGCGGGACCGGGCCGACGCGCTGCTCGCGTCGTGGACCCGCAAGGAGGCGACGACCAAGCTGGTGGGGCACGGCCTGGCGATCCCCCTGCGAGACCTCGACGTGACCGGGCCGCGCCCCAGCCTGGTGACGGCCGACCCGTCGGTCCGGCTCCCCCACCCCCGGCCGTACCTGACGCACGTGCCCGCGCCGGCGGGGCACAGCGCGGCGCTGGCGACGACGACGCACGTGGACCAGGTGCGGCACCTGCGCCTGCCGGACGCGCTGCCGGAGGCTGTGGCGGTGGCGCCGCGCGCTGCCGTCCCGCGCCCGTCCGTCCCGAGCCTCGCGGTCCCGGGCCCGTCGGTACCGAGCCTGGCGGTCCCCCGCGCCGTGCCGTCGCCCCGGACCGCGCACCCGGCGCACCCGTCCCGGCCGCTGACCGGGACGGCGGCACGGCCCACCTACTGA